In Streptomyces pluripotens, the genomic window TGGTGCAGTGGATGCGCGACCAGATGGGCCTGATCTCCACCGCCGCCGAGATCGAGACGCTCGCGCTCTCGGTCGAGGACAACGGCGGCGCCTACTTCGTGCCGGCCTTCTCCGGCCTGTTCGCCCCGCACTGGCGCTCCGACGCCCGCGGTGTGATCGCCGGCCTGACCCGGTACGTGACCAAGGCACACCTCGCGCGCGCCGTCCTGGAGGCCACCGCCTGGCAGACGCGGGAGATCGCCGACGCCATGGTCAAGGATTCCGGCGACGAGCTGGTGGCCCTCAAGGTCGACGGCGGCATGACCGCCAACAACCTGCTGATGCAGACCCTCTCCGACGTCCTGGACGCGCCCGTGGTGCGCCCGATGGTCGCCGAGACCACCTGCCTCGGCGCCGCCTACGCCGCCGGCCTCGCCGTCGGCTTCTGGTCCAGCACCGACGAGCTGCGCGCCAACTGGCGCCGGGCCGCCGAGTGGACCCCCCGCATGGACGCGGAGACCCGCGACCGTGAGTACAAGAGCTGGCTCAAGGCCGTCGACCGGACCATGGGCTGGCTTGAGGACGAGAGCTGAGCGGTTCCTCCCCCGGCTCAGCAAGCTCTGACGAGGAGTAAGTACCCGACATGACCAGTCAGTCCACCCTGCAGTCCGTACCTGCCCTGGGGACGCACCCGGCCTCCGGCTCGCACCCGAGCCGGGCCGAGACCAGGGAGCAACTCTCCAAGGCGTCGTACGACCTTCTTGTGATCGGCGGCGGCATCCTGGGCATCTCCACCGCCTGGCACGCCGCACAGTCCGGGCTCAGGGTGGCGCTGGTCGACGCCGGCGACTTCGCCGGAGCCACATCCTCCGCCTCCTCCAAGCTCCTCCACGGCGGTCTGCGCTACCTGCAGACCGGTGCGGTGAAGCTGGTGGCGGAGAACCACTTCGAGCGCCGTGCGGTCTCCCGCCAGGTGGCCCCCCACCTGGCGAACCCGCTGACCTTCTACCTCCCCGTGTACAAGGGCGGGCCGCACGGCGCGGCGAAGCTCGGTGCGGGCGTCTTCGCCTACTCCGCGCTCTCCGCCTTCGGTGACGGCGTGGGTCACCTGCTCTCCCCCGCCAAGGCGGCGCAGGACGTGCCGGAGCTGCGGACCGAGAACCTGAAGGCCGTGGCCGTGTACGGCGACGACCAGATGAACGACGCGCGTATGGCGCTGATGACGGTCCGCGCCGCCGTCGAGGCGGGCGCGACGGTCCTCAACCACGCCGAGGTCACCGGGCTGCGCTTCACCAAGGGCCGGGTCACCGGTGCCGACCTGAAGGACCGGGTGTCGGGCGAGGAGTTCGGCGTCAGCGCACGTCTGGTGCTGAACGCGACCGGCCCCTGGGTCGACCACCTGCGCCGGATGGAGGACCCGGGCGCGGCACCGTCCATCCGTCTGTCCAAGGGCGCGCACCTGGTGCTGAAGCGCACCTCCCACTGGAAGGCCGCCCTCGCGACCCCGATCGACAAGTACCGCATCACCTTCGCCCTCCCCTGGGAGGACATGCTGCTGCTCGGCACCACCGACGAGGAGTACGAGGGCGACCCGGCGGACGTGGCGGTCAACGACAAGGACATAGCCCAGATCCTGGACGAGGCGGCATTCTCCGTCCGGGACCAGCAGCTGTCCCGCGATCTGATCACCTACGCCTTCGCTGGCCTGCGCGTGCTGCCGGGCGGCCCCGGCGACACCGCCAAGGCCAAGCGCGAAACCGTGGTCACCGAAGGCAAGGGCGGCATGCTGTCCGTCGCGGGCGGCAAGTGGACCACCTTCCGGCACATCGGCCGTACGGTGATGAAGAAGCTGGAGGAATTGCCGGGCCACCCGCTCGGCGACGACTTCGAGCCGATCTCGTCCCTGCCGAAGAAGCTGCCGCTGCCGGGTGTCGCCAACCCGCGCGCGGTCGCCCACCGCCTGCTGGTGGACCACCCGGCCCCCGGCCCCCGCATGGCCGCCGACACCGCCAGGCACCTGGCGACCCACTACGGCTCCCTGGCCTTCGACATCGCCCGCTTGGCGAACGAGAACCCGGAGCTGGCCGAGCGCGTCCACCCCGACGCCCCGGAGATCTGGGCGCAGGTCGTCTGGGCCCGTGACCAGGAGTGGGCCGAGACGGCGGACGACGTGTTGCGCCGACGTACGACGCTGACCATCCGGGGTCTGGCCACGGACGAGGTCCGGGCGAAGGTCCAGGACCTGCTCGACAAGGAGTAGGAGCGCCCGAGTGCCCGGAACAGGGGCGGCCCCACACGGGTGGGGCCGCCCCTGGCGTGTGCGGGACGCGGGATCGGAAGGAACGATCCCGCGTCCCCACGAGTAGGGTGCGCTCAGACATCCGATGTCCGGGGCGGCAGGGAGGCCGGTCATGGCAGTCACCGACGAGGCGATCGAGAAGATCAAGGCCATGATCGTCTCCGGTGCGCTGGGCCCCGGCGACCGACTACCGAAGGAGAGCGAACTCGCCGCCGGGCTGGGATTGTCGCGCAACTCCCTACGGGAGGCCGTACGGGCGCTGTCGCTGATGCGGATCCTGGATGTGCGCCAGGGCGACGGCACGTACGTCACCAGCCTCGATCCGCAACTTCTGCTGGAGGCAATGAGTTTCGTCGTGGGCTTCCACCGCGACGACACGGTGCTGGAGTTCCTGGCGGTGCGGCGCATCCTGGAGCCGGCTGCGACCGTGCTGGCCGCCTCCCGGATGAGCGAGCAGCAACTGGACGCTCTGTCAGCCGGGTTGGACGCACTGGGGTCCGAGCCCTCGGCGGAGGAACTGGCCGCCGCCGACCTGGAGTTCCACCGGGGCATCGCTCGCGCTTCCGGGAACTCGGTGCTGTGCTCGCTGCTGGACGGTCTGTCCGGCCCCACCGCCCGAGCCCGGATCTGGCGCGAGCTGGCGCAGGAGGACGCGGTCGGCCGCGCCCTGCAGGAACACCGGGCGATCCTGGGCGCGCTGCGCGACCGGGACGCCGAGGCGGCACGGTCCTGGGCGACCGTGCACATCGCGGGCGTGGAGCGGCGGCTGCGCGGCAGCCTGTGACCTGTGCGTGGCAAAGGAACGCTGGCGCCGGTCGACCGGGAGTGTCCCGAGATGGCGAACGGGGCAGTGATCCGTTCACTCCCCCGTACCAGGGGGCTGCGGTTACCCCCGCCGGACGCCGTAAGGTTGGTGAGTCAAGCGAGGGCACGTCGGAAGGAGGCACTGGGTGATCGAGCTGGAGGGGGTTCCCGAGCTGATCGACCCAGTCATGGTGGCCGCGTTCGAGGGCTGGAACGATGCCGGTGACGCCGCCTCCACGGTGGTGGCACATCTGGAACGCGAGTGGAAGGGCGAGGTGTTCGCGGCGCTCGACGCCGAGGACTACTACGACTTCCAGGTGAACCGGCCCACGGTGTTCATGGACGGCGGCGTGCGCAAGATCACCTGGCCGACGACCCGGCTGTCAGTGGTCCGCGTCGGCGGCGAGAAGCCGCGCGACCTGGTGCTGGTGCGCGGGATCGAGCCATCCATGCGCTGGCGCTCGTTCTGCAACGAACTGCTGGGTTTCGCACACGAGTTGGGCGTGGAGCTGGTAGTCATCCTGGGCGCCCTGCTCGGTGACACCCCGCACACGCGTCCGGTGCCGGTCAGCGGAGTCACGTCCGACCCGGACCTGGCCCGCCGGATGGACCTGGAGGAGACCAAGTACGAGGGCCCCACGGGCATCGTCGGCGTGTTGCAGGAGGCGTGCACACACGCCGGTGTCCCGGCGGTGTCGCTGTGGGCAGCCGTGCCTCACTACGTCTCGCAGCCGCCCAACCCCAAGGCCACACTGGCCCTGCTGAACCGGCTGGAGGACCTGCTCGACCTGCGGGTACCGCAGGGCGAGCTGCCCGAGGACGCGCGTGCCTGGCAGGTGGGCGTGGACCAGTTGGCCGCCGAGGACAGCGAGGTCGCCGAGTACGTGCAGACGCTGGAGGAGGCACGGGACACCGCCGAACTTCCGGAGGCGTCGGGCGAGGCGATCGCCCGTGAGTTCGAGCGGTATCTGCGTCGCCGGGACGTCAGCCCGCCGGGCGGCCACGCCACGGCGGACGGCGGGGACGGCGGCTCGTACCTGCGGGACGGTCAAAGCGGCAGGACCCGACCGCCGAAGCCGCCCCGGCCCGGTGCGGCCGAAGGCGACGACGGGGACGGCGACACATCCGAGGACTGAGCGGCGACGGAAGGGGCGGTTTCCTGCGCGGAACGCCCCTTCCGGCTAGTTGCGGACGGCCTGCCGTGCCCCGGGAGGTGTGTTCCGCGAGTCCCGCACAGCACCCACGGCGCCGGGCGCCGTGGGCACCGCAGAGGACGTGCGAAACACCCCCTAAAGCGCCACGCCCAGCAGGGCGTCCACGGCCCGGCTGACCACGCCTGGGGCGCCGACGTCGGTGCCGCCCTGCTGCTCCTGCCGGGCTGCCCAGCGGTCGACGGCGGCGAGCGCGGCGGGCGCGTCCAGGTCGTTCGCCAACGCCTCGCGGATCTCCTCCACGAGCACGTCGGCGGACGGACCGTCGGGCCGGGAGACGGATGCGCGCCAGCGGCCGAGGCGGGCGACGGCGTCCCCGAGGACCTGGTCGGTCCACTCCCAGTCAACGCGGTAGTGGTGGGCAAGCAGCGCGAGGCGGATCGCGGCGGGGTCCACGCCGTCGCGGCGCAGCCGGGAGACGAAGACGAGATTGCCCTTGGACTTGGACATCTTCTCGCCGTTCAGGGCGACCATGCCGGCATGGACGTAGGCCTTGGCCATGGGGAACTCGCCGGTGAGCACCTGGGCGTGCGAAGCGCCCATCTCATGGTGCGGAAAAGCAAGGTCAGATCCGCCGCCCTGAACGTCGAAGCCCATGCCGAGGTGGTCGAGGGCGATCGCCACGCACTCGATGTGCCAGCCGGGCCGGCCTCGGCCGAGGGAGCCGCCGTCCCAGCTGGGCTCGCCCTCGCGGGCCGCCATCCACAGCATGGGGTCCAGGGGATTCTTCTTCCCCGGCCGGTCAGGGTCGCCACCACGCTCGGCGGACAGCAGGCGCATCGCGGCCGCGTCCAGGTTCGAGACCTTGCCGAAGTCCGGGTCGGACTCGACGGAGAAGTAGACGTCGCCCTCCAGTTCGTAGGCCGCGCCGAGCTCGCACAGCCGCTCCACGAGCGGGACGATGCCGGGTATCGCCTCGACGGCACCTATGTAGTGTCGCGGCGGGAGCATCCGCAGTGCGGTCATGTCCTCACGGAAAAGGCTGGTCTCCTTCTCGGCGAGAGCGACCCAGTCGACGCCGTCCCGCTCCGCGCGCTCCAGCAGCGGATCGTCGACGTCGGTGACGTTCTGGACGTAGTGGACCTGCCGCTTGGTGTCGAGCCACACGCGCTGAACGAGGTCAAACGCGTTGTAGGTCGCCGCGTGACCGATGTGGGTCGCGTCGTACGGCGTGATGCCGCAGACGTAGATACGGGCGACGGGACCGGGGTCGAGGGTGACCAGACCGCCGGTCGCGGTGTCGTGGATCCTCAGGTCGCGGCCCTGACCAGGCAGGGCGGGGACCTCGGAAGCGGGCCAGGCATGCATGTACATGAGCCTAACCGGCGGCGGGCCACCTATACGAACGGGATCGCCCTGGATGGCCGACCTGGCGATCTTGCGGATCCGTGCCCGCTGTGCATGCTCGGTGAGCCGGGGCTCAGACGGGCGGCCAGGGAATCGCCGGCCATTTTCCGGCGGGTTCCGGGTGACGGCCGGAGGCGAGCAATACGTCGACGCGAGCGCGCGTGGCATCGATCTCGGCCGTTGTGACGAGTCCGGTCAGGCGCTCGCCGAGTCTTCCGCCCAGGGCGGCCCGCAGCCCCTTGAGCACGCCGACGGCCTCCGCGGTGAGCGGTTCCCCGGCCCACCCCCACAACAGTGTGCGCAGCTTGTCGTCGACGTTGAAGGTGACACCGTGGTCGATGCCGTAGAGCCGGCCGTCGGCAGTGGGCAGCAGGTGACCACCCTTGCGATCGGCGTTGTTGATGACGGCGTCCAGGACGGCGAGGCGGCGCAGCCGCTCGTCGTCGGCGTGCACCAGCAACGCCGTACTGTCCTCGCCGACCTCGGCGAGTCCGACGGCCTTCCAGCCGGGCTCCGCTTCCTCGCGGTCGACCAGCGCGAGCAGCTCCGTCTCGCCGCCGACGTCGATCCAGAGCTGGCACATGCCCTCGCCGTACGGGCCGTCGCGCAGCACGGTTGGTGGGACGAGTCCCCATCCGGTGGCCTCAGAGACCTCGTAGGCAGCCACCTCGCGGCCGGCGAGGGTGCCGTCGGGGAAGTCCCACAGCGGGCGCTCGCCGGCCACCGGCTTGTACACACAGCGCGCCTCCTGGCCGCCGTGGACGACCGTGCAGAACAGGGCCGCGTTGGACGCCTCGCGGATCCGGCCGCGCACGGTCAGCTCACCCCGCGCGAGCAGTTCGACAGGGCTGGGGCCGGCTGTCACGCTCCTCGGCGGTATCCGTTCTGGCGCGGACATACGTGTCCTTCCGGATCGAGCGGGAGGCTGCACAGCGGGCACGGCGGCCGCCCGGCGTTGACGACGTCGAGGGCGCGCTTGGCGAAGGCCCGGGCCTGTGCGCCGGTGAGCCGGACCCGCAGCATCGGGGGCCCGTTCTCCTCATCCTGGAGCAGCCGTTCCTCGGCTTCGGCGAGGTCCTCCTCCGTGTCGGCGTCCAGCTCGACGAGAGCCTGTGCCTCAACGATCATGCGCTGCTCGTCACCGTCCCAGGCCAAGGCCATGGTGCCGACACGGAACTCCTCCTCGATGGGGGTGTCCAGCGGGGCCGTGTCGGCGATCTCGGCGGGTGCCACTGCAGGCACGGCGGCGCTGCCACCGCTACGCCGTACGACCTCGTCGAGCAGTTCGTCCATGCGCTCGGCGAGCGCGGCGACCTGGGTCTTCTCCAGGACCACGCTGGTCGTTCGGGAGCCTGCGGTGGCCTGGAGGAAGAACGTACGGC contains:
- a CDS encoding glycerol-3-phosphate dehydrogenase/oxidase, with amino-acid sequence MTSQSTLQSVPALGTHPASGSHPSRAETREQLSKASYDLLVIGGGILGISTAWHAAQSGLRVALVDAGDFAGATSSASSKLLHGGLRYLQTGAVKLVAENHFERRAVSRQVAPHLANPLTFYLPVYKGGPHGAAKLGAGVFAYSALSAFGDGVGHLLSPAKAAQDVPELRTENLKAVAVYGDDQMNDARMALMTVRAAVEAGATVLNHAEVTGLRFTKGRVTGADLKDRVSGEEFGVSARLVLNATGPWVDHLRRMEDPGAAPSIRLSKGAHLVLKRTSHWKAALATPIDKYRITFALPWEDMLLLGTTDEEYEGDPADVAVNDKDIAQILDEAAFSVRDQQLSRDLITYAFAGLRVLPGGPGDTAKAKRETVVTEGKGGMLSVAGGKWTTFRHIGRTVMKKLEELPGHPLGDDFEPISSLPKKLPLPGVANPRAVAHRLLVDHPAPGPRMAADTARHLATHYGSLAFDIARLANENPELAERVHPDAPEIWAQVVWARDQEWAETADDVLRRRTTLTIRGLATDEVRAKVQDLLDKE
- a CDS encoding FadR/GntR family transcriptional regulator, whose translation is MAVTDEAIEKIKAMIVSGALGPGDRLPKESELAAGLGLSRNSLREAVRALSLMRILDVRQGDGTYVTSLDPQLLLEAMSFVVGFHRDDTVLEFLAVRRILEPAATVLAASRMSEQQLDALSAGLDALGSEPSAEELAAADLEFHRGIARASGNSVLCSLLDGLSGPTARARIWRELAQEDAVGRALQEHRAILGALRDRDAEAARSWATVHIAGVERRLRGSL
- a CDS encoding PAC2 family protein, encoding MIELEGVPELIDPVMVAAFEGWNDAGDAASTVVAHLEREWKGEVFAALDAEDYYDFQVNRPTVFMDGGVRKITWPTTRLSVVRVGGEKPRDLVLVRGIEPSMRWRSFCNELLGFAHELGVELVVILGALLGDTPHTRPVPVSGVTSDPDLARRMDLEETKYEGPTGIVGVLQEACTHAGVPAVSLWAAVPHYVSQPPNPKATLALLNRLEDLLDLRVPQGELPEDARAWQVGVDQLAAEDSEVAEYVQTLEEARDTAELPEASGEAIAREFERYLRRRDVSPPGGHATADGGDGGSYLRDGQSGRTRPPKPPRPGAAEGDDGDGDTSED
- the mshC gene encoding cysteine--1-D-myo-inosityl 2-amino-2-deoxy-alpha-D-glucopyranoside ligase; amino-acid sequence: MHAWPASEVPALPGQGRDLRIHDTATGGLVTLDPGPVARIYVCGITPYDATHIGHAATYNAFDLVQRVWLDTKRQVHYVQNVTDVDDPLLERAERDGVDWVALAEKETSLFREDMTALRMLPPRHYIGAVEAIPGIVPLVERLCELGAAYELEGDVYFSVESDPDFGKVSNLDAAAMRLLSAERGGDPDRPGKKNPLDPMLWMAAREGEPSWDGGSLGRGRPGWHIECVAIALDHLGMGFDVQGGGSDLAFPHHEMGASHAQVLTGEFPMAKAYVHAGMVALNGEKMSKSKGNLVFVSRLRRDGVDPAAIRLALLAHHYRVDWEWTDQVLGDAVARLGRWRASVSRPDGPSADVLVEEIREALANDLDAPAALAAVDRWAARQEQQGGTDVGAPGVVSRAVDALLGVAL
- a CDS encoding SCO1664 family protein, with the protein product MSAPERIPPRSVTAGPSPVELLARGELTVRGRIREASNAALFCTVVHGGQEARCVYKPVAGERPLWDFPDGTLAGREVAAYEVSEATGWGLVPPTVLRDGPYGEGMCQLWIDVGGETELLALVDREEAEPGWKAVGLAEVGEDSTALLVHADDERLRRLAVLDAVINNADRKGGHLLPTADGRLYGIDHGVTFNVDDKLRTLLWGWAGEPLTAEAVGVLKGLRAALGGRLGERLTGLVTTAEIDATRARVDVLLASGRHPEPAGKWPAIPWPPV
- a CDS encoding DUF3090 domain-containing protein, with the translated sequence MSRQVFLYDKPDRFVAGTVGLPGRRTFFLQATAGSRTTSVVLEKTQVAALAERMDELLDEVVRRSGGSAAVPAVAPAEIADTAPLDTPIEEEFRVGTMALAWDGDEQRMIVEAQALVELDADTEEDLAEAEERLLQDEENGPPMLRVRLTGAQARAFAKRALDVVNAGRPPCPLCSLPLDPEGHVCPRQNGYRRGA